From one Culex quinquefasciatus strain JHB chromosome 3, VPISU_Cqui_1.0_pri_paternal, whole genome shotgun sequence genomic stretch:
- the LOC6039550 gene encoding putative glutamate synthase [NADPH] isoform X1 — protein sequence MAPPNNEFTAAQVIVSRGEKDEVREQCQQQDATKPVANDWDAPAAQGLYDPQNEHEACGVGFIVSIEGKANHKILRDAQTLAIRMNHRGACACDNDTGDGAGVCTSIPHALYSKELASRGVQLPELGQYATGIFYLDKNSHEEAAKDFNTLAESLGIQVICWRDVPTNQDAVGAVARKSEPLSKQVFVTADVDEETFKRQVFVLRKRATHELTRPGRRFYICSLSTKTIVYKGLFTSDQLWEYYLDLKNPDFLTYLALVHTRFSTNTFPSWERAHPLRVLAHNGEINTLRGNVNFMKAREGVMKSDAFGEDLKKLYPVVEPNLSDSGSCDCVLEFLTQVGNRSLPEAVMTMVPEAWQNDRTMSQEKRDFYHWSACVMEPWDGPALISFTDGRYIGAILDRNGLRPSRFYVTKDNLLIMASEVGVYDVDPKDVALKSRLKPGRMLLVDTEQKSLIQDIELKTHIAKSRPHTEWLSQQMILMDDIRRDAVAKNLCTDLANNLQADGKRGMLDTRLQLYGYTTETIHMLLLPMIKNKKEALGSMGNDAPLACLSAFQPLPYEYFKQLFAQVTNPPIDPFREKIIMSLQCPVGPEANLLLASPSQVHRIWLDNPILSIPDAEILKRNQHRGWQTKVIDITFPAKEGPEGYQTGLRRVCAEALSAAKSGFQLLVLSDRGASQERAPISALLALGAVHHHLIETRQRMKVGLIVETAESREVHHMCVLLGYGADAICPYLVFELAEALRDETVIDPTLTNDAIYKAYAQAVETGILKVMAKMGISTLQSYKGAQIFEAVGMGADVIDFCFRGTQSRIGGVSLEVLAKEGLERHGMVYGIHNTDTKILRNPGQFHWRAGGEGHINEPAAIAALQEATINENKDAYARFRDTTMKSVQMCALRGQLEFIKGRPKIDISEVEPASEIVKRFATGAMSFGSISLEAHTTLAISMNRIGGKSNTGEGGENADRYMNQDPNRNQRSAIKQIASGRFGVTAAYVANADDLQIKMAQGAKPGEGGELPGYKVTQDIANTRHSVPGVGLISPPPHHDIYSIEDLAELIYDLKCANPKARVSVKLVSEVGVGVVASGVAKGKAEHIVISGHDGGTGASSWTGIKSAGLPWELGVAETHQVLVLNDLRSRVVVQADGQLRTGFDVVVAAILGADEFGFSTAPLIVMGCTMMRKCHLNTCPVGIATQDPVLRAKFAGKPEHVINFFFMLAEEIREIMASLGLRKFQELIGRTDLLQLREDLTNKPALLDLQMLLKSALDLRPGTNIIGGSIKQDFVLENRADYGLIEKARGVIAGSEKSITLDMHIRNEERAFTSTLSYEIARKYGDAGLPDGHSININLKGSAGQSFGAFLVKGVTLNLVGDANDYVGKSLSGGTIIIRPPAESTFESHLNVIVGNVCLYGATSGKAHFRGIAAERFCVRNSGVTAVVEGVGDHGCEYMTGGLVLILGLTGRNFAAGMSGGIAYVLDVDGTFRSKVNPGMVELLGLELDEDRNVVKQLLEEFVETTDSVLAKELLAQWPEPCQQFVKVFPYEYQKALKAQKEEQMLQKDIKAITNGTNIHEPKVKDIEESIQDAVLAKKKMDQILDKTRGFIKYKRETSIYRNAEERQKDWSEVFNFQHVRKNLKTQAARCMECGVPFCQSNSHGCPLGNIIPKWNDLVFHGSWKEAINQLLQTNNFPEFTGRVCPAPCEGACVLGISEPAVTIKNIECAIIDHAFEQGWITPQIPAQRSGKRVAIIGSGPAGLAAAQQLNKAGHLVTVFERNDRPGGLLQYGIPTMKLSKEVVKRRTDLMAAEGIIFACNVNIGKDLMPSQLEKDYDAVLFTTGATWPRDLNLPNRDLKGIHFAMEFLEGSQKKLLGTRQECISAEGKDVLVIGGGDTGCDCIATSLRQGAKTITTFEILPTPPEKRAHDNPWPQWPKIFRVDYGHEEVRVKWGKDPRQYSTTTKEFVSDGNGHIKGVNTVQVEWTQSPTGQWSMKEVAGSEKYFPADLILLAMGFLGPEKAAPTEMNLDLDGRGNIKTTVGTYGTSNPKVFAAGDCRRGQSLVVWAISEGRQAARQIDSYLIGKPSSLPGPGGVVDPTRAP from the exons TGCATCTCGTGGCGTACAGCTGCCGGAACTGGGCCAATATGCGACGGGAATCTTCTACTTGGATAAGAACTCCCACGAGGAGGCCGCGAAGGACTTCAACACGCTGGCAGAGAGCCTCGGAATACAGGTGATCTGTTGGCGCGACGTTCCGACAAACCAGGATGCCGTAGGAGCGGTTGCCCGCAAGAGTGAGCCGCTGTCGAAGCAGGTCTTCGTTACGGCCGACGTCGACGAGGAAACCTTCAAGCGGCAGGTCTTTGTGCTACGTAAGCGGGCAACCCACGAGCTGACGCGCCCAGGACGTCGGTTCTACATCTGCTCACTGTCAACCAAGACCATCGTGTACAAGGGTCTGTTCACGTCGGACCAGCTCTGGGAGTACTACTTGGACCTGAAGAATCCGGATTTCCTCACCTACCTGGCGCTGGTGCACACCCGCTTCAGCACCAACACCTTCCCCTCGTGGGAACGGGCCCATCCGCTGCGTGTGCTGGCGCACAACGGTGAAATCAACACGTTGCGCGGTAACGTCAACTTCATGAAGGCTCGCGAGGGCGTCATGAAGTCGGACGCGTTCGGCGAGGACCTCAAGAAGCTGTACCCGGTCGTGGAACCCAACCTGTCCGATTCGGGCTCGTGCGATTGCGTGCTGGAGTTCTTGACCCAAGTCGGCAACCGATCGCTGCCGGAG GCTGTCATGACGATGGTTCCGGAAGCGTGGCAAAACGATCGCACCATGTCGCAGGAAAAGCGTGACTTCTACCACTGGTCGGCGTGCGTGATGGAGCCCTGGGACGGCCCGGCGCTGATCTCCTTTACCGACGGCCGCTACATCGGAGCGATCCTCGATCGGAACGGTCTGCGCCCGTCCCGGTTCTACGTAACGAAGGACAATCTGCTCATCATGGCATCGGAAGTTGGCGTTTATGACGTAGATCCCAAAGACGTCGCGCTCAAG agtCGTCTAAAGCCAGGCCGTATGTTGCTGGTAGACACCGAGCAGAAGTCGCTGATTCAGGACATTGAGCTAAAGACCCATATCGCCAAGTCACGCCCGCACACCGAATGGCTGTCCCAACAG ATG ATTCTGATGGACGATATTCGGCGCGATGCGGTCGCAAAGAACCTCTGCACGGATTTGGCCAACAACCTGCAGGCCGACGGTAAGCGCGGTATGCTCGATACCCGCTTGCAGCTGTACGGTTACACCACGGAAACGATCCacatgctgctgctgccgatGATCAAGAACAAGAAGGAAGCGCTCGGTTCTATGGGTAACGATGCTCCGCTCGCGTGTCTCTCTGCATTCCAACCGCTCCCGTATGAGTACTTTAAGCAGCTTTTCGCACAAGTTACCAACCCACCAATCGATCCATTCCG TGAAAAGATCATCATGTCACTGCAGTGTCCCGTTGGGCCGGAAGCCAACCTGTTGTTGGCTTCGCCCTCGCAGGTACATCGCATCTGGTTAGATAATCCTATTCTAAGCATTCCGGATGCTGAGATCCTCAAGCGGAATCAGCATCGTGGATGGCAGACTAAGGTAATTGATATTACATTCCCAGCTAAAGAGGGTCCGGAGGGTTATCAAACCGGGTTGCGGCGTGTCTGCGCCGAGGCGCTCAGCGCAGCCAAGAGCGGCTTCCAGCTGCTCGTGCTGTCGGACCGTGGCGCCAGCCAGGAACGAGCGCCGATTTCGGCCCTGCTCGCACTGGGTGCCGTCCATCACCATCTGATTGAGACGCGCCAGCGCATGAAGGTCGGCTTGATCGTTGAGACGGCCGAGTCGCGTGAAGTACACCACATGTGCGTACTGCTGGGATACGGCGCCGACGCCATCTGTCCTTACCTGGTGTTCGAACTGGCCGAGGCCCTGCGCGATGAGACCGTTATCGATCCGACGCTGACCAACGACGCGATCTACAAGGCTTACGCACAAGCCGTTGAAACTGGTATCTTGAAGGTGATGGCAAAAATGGGTATTTCAACGTTGCAATCGTACAAGGGAGCCCAGATCTTCGAAGCCGTTGGCATGGGTGCCGATGTGATCGATTTCTGCTTCCGCGGAACCCAATCGCGAATTGGTGGAGTGAGCCTCGAGGTGCTTGCAAAGGAAGGACTTGAACGCCATGGCATGGTGTACGGAATCCACAACACCGACACAAAGATTCTTCGCAATCCCGGACAGTTCCACTGGAGAGCGGGAGGTGAAGGTCACATCAACGAACCTGCAGCCATCGCGGCCCTCCAAGAGGctacaatcaacgagaacaagGATGCTTACGCCCGTTTCCGTGATACCACCATGAAGAGCGTCCAGATGTGTGCCCTGCGTGGTCAGCTGGAGTTTATCAAGGGACGCCCGAAGATCGACATCTCCGAGGTAGAACCGGCCAGTGAAATCGTCAAACGCTTCGCTACTGGAGCTATGAGCTTCGGAAGTATTTCACTCGAGGCCCACACGACCCTTGCCATCTCGATGAATCGTATCGGCGGTAAGAGCAACACCGGAGAAGGTGGTGAAAATGCCGATCGATACATGAACCAGGATCCGAACCGCAACCAACGTTCCGCCATCAAGCAGATCGCTTCCGGTCGTTTCGGTGTCACCGCCGCTTACGTTGCCAACGCTGACGACTTGCAGATCAAAATGGCTCAAGGTGCGAAGCCTGGCGAGGGTGGTGAACTGCCGGGTTACAAGGTCACGCAGGACATTGCCAACACGCGTCACTCGGTACCCGGAGTGGGATTGATCTCTCCGCCACCTCATCACGACATCTACTCGATCGAAGATTTGGCCGAACTGATTTACGACTTGAAGTGCGCCAACCCGAAGGCACGTGTCAGCGTCAAGCTGGTGTCCGAGGTTGGTGTCGGAGTCGTGGCTTCCGGAGTAGCCAAAGGTAAGGCGGAGCACATTGTCATTTCCGGGCACGACGGCGGTACCGGAGCCAGCTCATGGACCGGTATCAAGTCGGCTGGTTTGCCGTGGGAGCTGGGAGTTGCCGAGACGCATCAAGTGCTGGTGCTCAACGATCTCCGATCACG AGTTGTCGTCCAAGCCGACGGTCAGCTGCGTACGGGCTTCGACGTCGTGGTAGCTGCGATCCTCGGCGCCGATGAGTTCGGCTTCAGTACTGCGCCGCTCATCGTGATGGGTTGTACCATGATGCGCAAGTGTCACCTGAACACGTGCCCCGTTGGTATCGCCACCCAGGATCCGGTTCTGCGCGCCAAGTTCGCCGGAAAGCCCGAGCACGTCATCAACTTCTTCTTCATGCTTGCAGAGGAG ATTCGTGAAATTATGGCCAGCCTGGGTTTGCGCAAGTTCCAGGAGTTGATTGGACGTACCGACTTGCTGCAACTTCGTGAAGATCTCACCAACAAGCCGGCACTGCTCGATCTGCAGATGTTGTTGAAGAGTGCGTTGGATCTACGTCCCGGTACGAACATTATCGGAGGATCGATCAAGCAGGACTTTGTGCTGGAGAATCGTGCCGACTACGGTCTGATTGAGAAGGCCCGCGGTGTTATCGCTGGTTCCGAAAAGTCAATCACGCTGGACATGCATATTAGGAACGAAGAGCGTGCATTTACCAGCACTCTGAGCTACGAAATTGCCCGTAAATATGGTGATGCTGGACTGCCGGACGGACACTCGATCAACATCAATTTGAAGGGTTCGGCAGGACAGAGCTTTGGCGCTTTCTTGGTCAAGGGGGTTACCCTGAATTTGGTTGGTGACGCGAACGATTACGTCGGCAAGAGCTTGTCCGGTGGAACGATCATCATCCGTCCACCGGCAGAGTCTACGTTTGAGTCTCATCTGAACGTGATCGTTGGCAACGTTTGTCTGTACGGAGCTACATCGGGTAAGGCTCACTTCCGAGGTATCGCGGCTGAACGTTTTTGTGTGAGGAATTCGGGTGTCACGGCTGTGGTTGAAGGTGTTGGAGATCATGGTTGCGAGTACATGACCGGGGGATTGGTGTTGATCCTGGGGTTGACTGGACGAAACTTTGCCGCCGGTATGTCCGGAGGTATTGCATACGTGTTGGACGTTGATGGTACGTTCCGCTCCAAGGTCAACCCGGGAATGGTAGAACTTCTTGGCTTGGAACTGGACGAAGATCGCAACGTCGTGAAACAACTTTTGGAAGAGTTTGTTGAAACAACGGACTCTGTGCTCGCCAAGGAGCTGCTGGCACAGTGGCCCGAGCCATGCCAGCAGTTTGTGAAGGTGTTCCCGTACGAGTATCAAAAGGCTTTGAAGGCACAGAAGGAAGAACAGATGCTTCAGAAGGACATCAAGGCGATTACCAATGGAACGAACATACATGAGCCCAAAGTTAAGGATATTGAGGAGTCGATTCAGGATGCTGTTTTGGCCAAGAAGAAGATGGATCAGATTCTGGACAAAACTCGTGGATTTATCAAGTACAAGCGAGAGACCTCAATCTACCGTAATGCCGAGGAAAGACAGAAGGATTGGAGCGAAGTGTTCAACTTCCAGCATGTCCGCAAGAATCTGAAGACACAAGCTGCTCGTTGCATGGAGTGTGGAGTTCCGTTCTGCCAGTCTAACTCACATGGCTGTCCTCTCGGTAACATCATTCCAAAGTGGAACGATCTGGTATTCCACGGCAGCTGGAAGGAAGCTATCAATCAACTTCTCCAGACCAACAATTTCCCAGAATTTACTGGTCGAGTGTGTCCAGCTCCTTGCGAGGGAGCCTGCGTGCTGGGTATTTCCGAACCTGCAGTTACGATAAAGAACATTGAATGTGCCATCATCGATCATGCCTTCGAGCAGGGCTGGATCACTCCGCAGATTCCTGCTCAACGGTCCGGAAAGCGCGTGGCAATTATTGGATCTGGTCCGGCTGGGTTGGCCGCTGCTCAACAGCTGAACAAGGCAGGTCACTTGGTTACAGTTTTCGAGCGGAACGATCGTCCCGGAGGTTTACTGCAGTACGGTATTCCGACTATGAAGCTATCGAAGGAAGTCGTCAAGCGTCGAACTGACCTGATGGCTGCCGAAGGTATCATCTTTGCATGCAACGTAAACATCGGCAAGGATCTGATGCCGTCGCAGCTGGAGAAGGACTACGACGCGGTGCTGTTCACGACCGGAGCCACCTGGCCACGTGATCTGAACCTGCCGAATCGTGACCTCAAGGGTATTCACTTCGCCatggagttcctggagggcAGCCAGAAGAAACTGCTCGGAACGCGCCAGGAGTGCATCTCGGCCGAAGGAAAGGACGTGCTCGTCATTGGCGGTGGAGACACCGGATGTGATTGCATTGCGACGTCGCTGCGACAGGGTGCCAAAACGATCACCACGTTCGAGATTCTTCCCACGCCACCGGAGAAGCGAGCCCACGACAACCCGTGGCCACAGTGGCCGAAGATCTTCCG AGTGGACTATGGCCACGAGGAGGTGCGCGTCAAGTGGGGCAAGGATCCCCGCCAGTACTCGACCACCACGAAGGAGTTCGTCAGCGATGGCAACGGTCACATCAAGGGAGTCAACACGGTCCAGGTTGAGTGGACGCAGAGTCCAACCGGTCAGTGGAGCATGAAGGAGGTCGCGGGATCGGAGAAGTACTTCCCGGCCGACCTGATTCTGCTTGCCATGGGCTTCCTGGGCCCGGAAAAGGCGGCCCCCACAGAGATGA ATCTTGACCTGGACGGCAGAGGAAACATCAAAACCACGGTCGGAACTTATGGCACGTCGAATCCGAAGGTGTTCGCAGCCGGCGATTGCCGCCGAGGACAGTCGCTGGTCGTCTGGGCCATCTCCGAGGGTCGTCAGGCGGCCCGTCAAATCGACAGCTATCTGATCGGCAAGCCGAGCTCGCTGCCCGGACCGGGAGGAGTCGTTGATCCGACTCGGGCGCCGTAA